From the Mycobacterium sp. DL592 genome, the window GGAGCTCGCGGCCGCCCTTTAGCACGGCCAGGCGTAGGATCGCCTCGTCGAGGGTGTCGTCGCGTTTGCAGAATGCGAAGCGCACCAAGTGATTCCACTGGTCGGCATGCCCGGAGTTCGGATCGCAGAACGCCGACATCGGGATCGCCGCGACGCCGGCGCGGGCCGGCAATTCGGCGCAGAACGCGGCACTGTCGGAATAGCCCAGCGGCCGCGGATCGGCGCACAGGAAGTAGGTGCCCGCGCTGTCGTGCACGGCGAAGCCCAGATCGTCCAGTGCGCCGGCGAGGCGGTCGCGCTTGACCTGAAGCGAGTCGCGCAGGGCATCGACCCAGGCGTCCTCGGCGTTGAGCGCGTAGGCCACCGCGGGCTGGAACGGCGCACCGCCGACATAGGAGAGGTACTGCTTGGCTGCGCGCACCCCGGCGATCAGCTCCGGTGTGCCGCAGGCCCAGCCGATCTTCCAGCCGGTGCAGTTGAACATCTTCGCCGCGCTGGAGATCGTCACGGTGCGCTCGGCCATGCCGGGATAGGTGGCGATCGGCAGATGCCGCGTGCCGTCGTAGACCAGGTGCTCGTAGACCTCGTCGCTGATCACCAACAGGTCGGCCTCGACCGCGAACTGGGCCAACGCGCGCAGGTCGCGGTCGGAGAGCACCATGCCGGTCGGGTTGTGCGGCGAGTTGACGATCACCGCTTTAGTCCGCGGGGTGACGGCGGCCCGCAGCGCGTCGACGTCGAGGGTGAAGCCGCGACCGTGCGGCGCCAGCGGGACGGTGATCCGGTTGCAGCCGGCCATCGCGATGACGGGCGCGTAGGTGTCGAAGGCGGGCTCGATGACGAGGACGTCGGAGCCCGGTTCGACCAGGCCGAGCACCGAGGCGGCGATCGCCTCGGAGGCGCCGACGGTGATCAGCACTTCGGTCTCCGGGTCGAACTCCATGCCGTAGCGGCGCTTGCGCTGCGCGGCGACGGATTGGCGCAACGGCAGGATGCCGGCACCGGGCGGGTACTGGTTCACGCCGTCGGCGATGGCCTTCTGGGCGGCTTCGAGCATGCCGATGGGGCCGTCCTCGTCAGGGAAGCCTTGGCCGAGGTTCACCGCGTCGAGCCGCGCGGCGAGCGCCGACATCGCGGCGAAGATGTTGACCGCATACGGTTGCAGCCGCTGGACCGTCGCCGCCGGGCCGGCGACAGTGGGTTCCGTCATGGGCACAGAGCCTACTGAGCGAATGGGGCGGAATCCCAGCTCAGACGCCCAACCAACAGGTTGGCCGAACAGCCTGTTAGGGTGCCAGTACAGAGGTCTAGGCTCGCAGGCGCCGGATCCACACACTCCGAAAAGGACAGAAGGGGCAAACAACCATGTCCGAAGAAGCCTTCATCTACGAGGCCATTCGCACGCCTCGCGGTAAGCAGCGGGGCGGCTCGCTGACCGAGGTCAAGCCGCTCAACCTGGTCGTCGGCCTGATCGAGGAACTGCGCACGCGCTTCCCCGACCTCGACGAGAGCCTGATCAGCGACGTCATCCTCGGCTGCGTCTCCCCGGTCGGTGACCAGGGCGGCGACATCGCCCGCACCGCCGTGCTGGCCGCCGGTATGCCCGACACCGTCGGTGGCGTGCAGCTCAACCGGTTCTGCGCCTCGGGCCTGGAGGCCGTCAACACCGCCGCACAGAAGGTCCGCTCCGGCTGGGACGACCTGGTGCTCGCCGGTGGTGTCGAGTCGATGAGCCGCGTTCCGATGGGTTCCGACGGCGGCGCGATGTTCACCGACGTCCCCTTCACCTTTGACAACTACATCGCCCCCCAGGGCATCGGTGCCGACCTGATCGCCACCATCGAGGGCTTCTCCCGCGAGGACGTCGACGCCTACGCCGCGCAGTCCCAGGAACGCGCCGCCGCGGCGTGGTCGGGCGGCTACTTCGCCAAGTCGGTGGTCCCGGTCCGCGACCAGAACGGCCTGGTGATCCTCGACCATGACGAGCACATGCGCCCCGGCACCACGGTGGAAAGCCTCGGCAAGCTGAAGTCCGCGTTCGAGGGCCTGGCCGCCATGGCCGGCTTCGACGATGTGGCGCTGCAGAAGTACCACTGGATCGAGAAGATCAACCACGTCCACACCGGCGGCAACAGCTCGGGCATCGTCGACGGTGCGGCGCTGGTGCTCATCGGCTCCGAAAGTGCGGGCAAGTCCCAGGGCCTGACCCCGCGCGCCCGCGTGGTGGCCACCGCGACGACCGGCGCCGACGCGACGATCATGCTCACCGGCCCCACCCCGGCCACCGAGAAGGTACTGGCCCGTGCCGGCCTGACCGTCGACGACATCGACCTGTTCGAGCTCAACGAGGCATTCGCCTCGGTGGTGCTGAAGTTCCAGAAGGACCTGAACATCCCCAACGAGAAGCTCAACGTCAACGGCGGCGCCATCGCGATGGGCCACCCGCTGGGTGCCACCGGCGCCATGATCACCGGGACCATGGTCGACGAGCTGGAGCGCCGCGGCGCCAAGCGCGCGCTGATCACCCTGTGCATCGGCGGCGGCATGGGCGTGGCCACCATCATCGAGCGAGTGTAAGGAAAACCTATGGCTGAGAACACAATTGCGTGGGACAAGGATGCCGATGGCATCGTCACGCTGACGCTGGACGACCCGACCGGGTCGGCCAATGTGATGAACGAGCACTACAAGGAATCCATGCACAAGGCCGTGGAAGAGCTAGCACGCCTTGTCAAAGAGGACCCAACTTCGATCACCGGTGTGGTGATCACCAGCGGCAAGAAGACCTTCTTCGCCGGCGGTGACCTCAAGAGCATGATCAATGCCGGCCCGGAGAACGCCGGTGAGATCTTCGACGAGGTCGAGGACATCAAGCGCGATCTGCGTGCGCTGGAGACCCTGGGTGTCCCCGTGGTCGCGGCCATCAACGGCGCCGCCCTCGGTGGCGGCCTGGAGATCGCACTGGCCACCCATCACCGCATCGTCGCCGATGTCAAGGGTGTGCAGATCGGCCTGCCCGAGGTCACCCTGGGCCTGCTGCCCGGTGGCGGCGGCGTGGCCCGGACCGTGCGGATGCTGGGCATCCAGAACGCCTTCGTCAACGTGCTGAGCCAGGGCACCCGGTTCAAGCCGGCCGCTGCCAAGGAGAACGGTCTGGTCGACGAGCTGGTCGGCAGCGTCGAGGAACTGATCCCCGCCGCCAAGGCATGGATCAAGGCCAACCCCGACGCGCACACCCAGCCGTGGGATGCCAAGGGCTACAAGATGCCCGGCGGTACCCCGAGCAGCCCGGCGCTGGCGGCGATCCTGCCGTCCTTCCCGTCGCTGCTGCGCAAGCAGCTCAAGGGCGCACCGATGCCCGCCCCGCGCAACATCCTGGCCGCGGCCGTCGAGGGTGCGCAGGTGGACTTCGAGACCGCGACCCGCATCGAGAGCCGCTACTTCACCGAGCTCGTCACCGGCCCGATCGCCAAGAACATGATCCAGGCGTTCTTCTTCGACCTGCAGGCCATCAACTCCGGTGGCTCGCGGCCCGAGGGCATCGGCAAGACCCCGATCACCAAGATCGGTGTGCTGGGCGCGGGCATGATGGGTGCCGGTATCGCCTACGTCTCGGCCAAGGCCGGCTTCGACGTCGTCCTCAAGGACGTCACCATCGAGGCCGCACAGAAGGGCAAGTCCTACTCCGAGAAGCTCGAGGCCAAGGCGCTCGAGCGCGGCAAGACCTCCAAGGAGCGCTCCGACGCGCTGCTGGCCCGGATCACCCCGACCGCCGATGCCGCCGACTTCGCCGGTGTCGACTTCGTCATCGAAGCCGTCTTCGAGTCGGTCGACCTGAAGCACAAGGTGTTCCAGGAGATCGAGGACATCGTCGAGCCCAACGCGCTGCTGGGATCGAACACCTCGACGCTGCCCATCACCGAACTGGCGACCGGCGTGAAGCGTCAGGACGACTTCATCGGAATCCACTTCTTCTCGCCGGTCGACAAGATGCCGCTGGTGGAGATCATCAAGGGCGAGAAGACCTCTGACGAGGCGCTGGCCCGGGTGTTCGACTACACGCTGGCCATCGGCAAGACCCCGATCGTGGTCAACGACAGCCGCGGTTTCTACACCAGCCGCGTCATCGGCACCTTCGTCAACGAGGCGCTGGCGATGCTCGGCGAGGGTGTCGAGCCGGCGTCCATCGAGCACGCGGGTGCGCAGGCCGGTTACCCGGCCCCGCCGCTTCAGCTGTCCGACGAGCTCAACCTCGAGCTGATGCACAAGATCGCCGTCGCCACCCGCAAGGGTGTCGAGGACGCGGGCGGCACCTACACCGGGCATCCGGCCGAGGCGGTCGTCGAGAAGATGATCGAGATCGGGCGTCCGTCGCGGCTGTCCGGTGCCGGCTTCTACGAGTACGTCGACGGCAAGCGGACCCGGCTGTGGCCCGGCCTGCGGGAGACATTCAACTCCGGCAGTTCGCAGATTCCGTTGCAGGACATGATCGATCGGATGCTGTTCGCCGAGGCACTGGAAACCCAGAAGTGCTTCGACGAGGGCGTGATCACCACGACCGCCGACGCCAACATCGGCTCGATCATGGGCATCGGCTTCCCGCCGTGGACCGGTGGCGCCGCGCAGCTGATCACCGGCTACCCGCATGGCGGTAAGGCCGGGTTCGTCGCGCGGGCCAAGGAGCTGGCCGCCAAGTACGGCGACCGCTTCAACCCGCCGGCCTCGCTGCTGTAGGCACGAGACGCAAGGTCCCCGAAACGGTTTCGTTTCGGGGATCTTTGCGTTGTGCGGTGCGGATCGGCGCTAGCGTTACCGCATGAGCGACGGCGCAGGCGAGTTCTGCAGCGCGCTGGCCGCCAGTCTGACCCGCTACGGCGACGCACCCTGCATCGAGTTCGAGGGCCGCTGGTACAGCGGTGGGGAGATCACCGGCTACGTCGAGGGGATCGACGCGGCGCTGCACGACGCGGGAGTGGCCGACGGCGCCACGGTCGCGGTGGTGGCGCGCAACCGGCCGCCGCACGCCGCCGCGGTGGTGGGCCTGCTCGCCGCCGGGCGCTGGGTGTCGATGATCTACTCCTACCAATCCCCGCAGGGCATCGGCCGAGACATCGAGCAGCTTCGCCCGGCCGCCGTCGTCGCCGACCACGCGGACTGGACCGAACCGGTCATCGAAGCGGCCCGGTGGACGGGAACCGCCGGCATGGCGGTGTCGCTGGACATACCGGGTGCCGAACTCGTCGTCGGTCTCGAGCGGGTGGCGCCGGAGCTGTCGGGCGCCGGGCGCGACGGCTCGGCCGGGCTGCGGGTGCTCACCAGCGGCACCACCGGACCGCCCAAGCGACACGACATTCCGGCATCGGTGCTCGAGCACACGGTCTATAGCGTGGCCGGCCCGACCGCTTCCGCCGACGAACCGCCCGAGCTCATGTACTGGCCGCTGGGCGGTATCGGTGGAGTCTGCCAATTGATCACCGGTGCCTACCTCGGCAAGCGCATCGCCCTGCTGGAGAAGTTCTCGGTGCCGGAGTGGGTGCGGGTCGTCAAGGCGTACGGCATCCGCCGCGGCGCGCTGCAACCGGCTGCAGTGCGGATGCTGGTGGAGGCCGATCTGCCGCGCGAGGACCTCGCCACGCTCGACTACGTGGTGAGCGCGTCGGGACCACTGGACGCCGAGACCCGCGACGCCTTCGAGCAGCGGTACGGCATTCCGGTTCTACTGGCCTACGGGGCAACGGAATTCGCAGGCTCGGTGTGTACGTGGACGCCCGAGCTGTATCGGGAGTTCGGTGCGCTCAAGCGGGCCAGCTCGGGGCGGGTGCTGCCCGACACCGAGGTGCGCATCATCGACCCGCAGACCGCGGACGTGGTGCCGACGGGCGAACAGGGTGTGCTGGAGGCGCGGATCGCGACCATCAGCCCGGACTGGATCCGGACCAACGACCTCGCCTCGATCGACGCCGACGGATTCATCACCTTGCACGGCCGCGCCGATGGCGCGATCAACCGGGGCGGGTTCAAAGTCCTACCGGAAACCGTTCGGCGCGTGCTGGTTTCACACCCGGGCGTGCGCGACGCCGCGGTGGTGGGCGTACCTGACGACCGGTTGGGGCAGGTGCCCTTCGCCGCGGTGGAAACCCTGCCGGGTACCGCGGCACCGTCATCGGAGGAGCTGATCGCGCTGGTGCGCGGGCAGCTGCCCAAACACTGCGTGCCGGTCGGTGTCGCCGTCGTCGGCGAACTCCCGCGCACCCAGTCGCTCAAAGTGAGCCTTCGCGACGTGGCGGACCTGTACTCGAAGTGAGGGTTGCCCGATCCGGCGTCAGCCGTAGAGTCGAGAACTATGCGCTTCGGACTCTTCATCCCACAGGGCTGGCGACTCGACCTCGTCGGCATTCCCACGGACAAGCACTGGCAGGTCATGAGCGATCTGGCCACCCACGCAGACAACGGGCCATGGGACTCGTTGTGGGTCTATGACCACTTCCATACCGTGCCCGTCCCCACCGACGAGGCCACCCACGAGGCGTGGACGCTGATGGCCGCCTACGCTGCGACCACGTCGCGGATCAAGCTCGGCCAGATGTGTACGGCGATGA encodes:
- a CDS encoding 3-hydroxyacyl-CoA dehydrogenase NAD-binding domain-containing protein, with translation MAENTIAWDKDADGIVTLTLDDPTGSANVMNEHYKESMHKAVEELARLVKEDPTSITGVVITSGKKTFFAGGDLKSMINAGPENAGEIFDEVEDIKRDLRALETLGVPVVAAINGAALGGGLEIALATHHRIVADVKGVQIGLPEVTLGLLPGGGGVARTVRMLGIQNAFVNVLSQGTRFKPAAAKENGLVDELVGSVEELIPAAKAWIKANPDAHTQPWDAKGYKMPGGTPSSPALAAILPSFPSLLRKQLKGAPMPAPRNILAAAVEGAQVDFETATRIESRYFTELVTGPIAKNMIQAFFFDLQAINSGGSRPEGIGKTPITKIGVLGAGMMGAGIAYVSAKAGFDVVLKDVTIEAAQKGKSYSEKLEAKALERGKTSKERSDALLARITPTADAADFAGVDFVIEAVFESVDLKHKVFQEIEDIVEPNALLGSNTSTLPITELATGVKRQDDFIGIHFFSPVDKMPLVEIIKGEKTSDEALARVFDYTLAIGKTPIVVNDSRGFYTSRVIGTFVNEALAMLGEGVEPASIEHAGAQAGYPAPPLQLSDELNLELMHKIAVATRKGVEDAGGTYTGHPAEAVVEKMIEIGRPSRLSGAGFYEYVDGKRTRLWPGLRETFNSGSSQIPLQDMIDRMLFAEALETQKCFDEGVITTTADANIGSIMGIGFPPWTGGAAQLITGYPHGGKAGFVARAKELAAKYGDRFNPPASLL
- a CDS encoding pyridoxal phosphate-dependent aminotransferase, producing the protein MTEPTVAGPAATVQRLQPYAVNIFAAMSALAARLDAVNLGQGFPDEDGPIGMLEAAQKAIADGVNQYPPGAGILPLRQSVAAQRKRRYGMEFDPETEVLITVGASEAIAASVLGLVEPGSDVLVIEPAFDTYAPVIAMAGCNRITVPLAPHGRGFTLDVDALRAAVTPRTKAVIVNSPHNPTGMVLSDRDLRALAQFAVEADLLVISDEVYEHLVYDGTRHLPIATYPGMAERTVTISSAAKMFNCTGWKIGWACGTPELIAGVRAAKQYLSYVGGAPFQPAVAYALNAEDAWVDALRDSLQVKRDRLAGALDDLGFAVHDSAGTYFLCADPRPLGYSDSAAFCAELPARAGVAAIPMSAFCDPNSGHADQWNHLVRFAFCKRDDTLDEAILRLAVLKGGRELP
- a CDS encoding acetyl-CoA C-acetyltransferase; protein product: MSEEAFIYEAIRTPRGKQRGGSLTEVKPLNLVVGLIEELRTRFPDLDESLISDVILGCVSPVGDQGGDIARTAVLAAGMPDTVGGVQLNRFCASGLEAVNTAAQKVRSGWDDLVLAGGVESMSRVPMGSDGGAMFTDVPFTFDNYIAPQGIGADLIATIEGFSREDVDAYAAQSQERAAAAWSGGYFAKSVVPVRDQNGLVILDHDEHMRPGTTVESLGKLKSAFEGLAAMAGFDDVALQKYHWIEKINHVHTGGNSSGIVDGAALVLIGSESAGKSQGLTPRARVVATATTGADATIMLTGPTPATEKVLARAGLTVDDIDLFELNEAFASVVLKFQKDLNIPNEKLNVNGGAIAMGHPLGATGAMITGTMVDELERRGAKRALITLCIGGGMGVATIIERV
- a CDS encoding class I adenylate-forming enzyme family protein; amino-acid sequence: MSDGAGEFCSALAASLTRYGDAPCIEFEGRWYSGGEITGYVEGIDAALHDAGVADGATVAVVARNRPPHAAAVVGLLAAGRWVSMIYSYQSPQGIGRDIEQLRPAAVVADHADWTEPVIEAARWTGTAGMAVSLDIPGAELVVGLERVAPELSGAGRDGSAGLRVLTSGTTGPPKRHDIPASVLEHTVYSVAGPTASADEPPELMYWPLGGIGGVCQLITGAYLGKRIALLEKFSVPEWVRVVKAYGIRRGALQPAAVRMLVEADLPREDLATLDYVVSASGPLDAETRDAFEQRYGIPVLLAYGATEFAGSVCTWTPELYREFGALKRASSGRVLPDTEVRIIDPQTADVVPTGEQGVLEARIATISPDWIRTNDLASIDADGFITLHGRADGAINRGGFKVLPETVRRVLVSHPGVRDAAVVGVPDDRLGQVPFAAVETLPGTAAPSSEELIALVRGQLPKHCVPVGVAVVGELPRTQSLKVSLRDVADLYSK